The Isorropodon fossajaponicum endosymbiont JTNG4 genome segment AAAAGTGGCTGCATTAAGTAATCAGCCGCTAGAACATGGCGACTTTGTAGCTCTTTCAAGGGCGTTTGATAATGAAATCACTAATCTCGACCAAGCTAAAAGTTTTTTTGCAAAAATTTCTAAAGAAGAAATTGAAAAGAACTTAATAAAAGCCACTGATAAAGAGGTGGAAAAAAACCTAATATTTACCGATGAAAAAGTAGGCTCACTAATCACTTCAGCCATGCCTGTTTCTGATGCCAATCAATGGTTTGGCAACAACCCGGACTTATCTTTAGTGTCACGCTCAAAGGGCGTAGATTGGATATACTCTTACTTACGGGGGTTTTATAAAGACGATTCACGTGTGTTTGGTGTAAACAACCATATATTAGAAAACGCCTCCATGCCAGATGTTCTATGGCAGTTAAAACAAGACAAATCTAGCAAAGAATTTGATCAAGATATCAGAAATATTACCAACTT includes the following:
- a CDS encoding cytochrome c1, whose protein sequence is MKKQLHTALVAVAILTFSFNVFASTEVHLDYANTDINDKKSLQRGAKLFMNYCSGCHSIWFMRYNRIGKDLFLDGIIAAYEKAKVAALSNQPLEHGDFVALSRAFDNEITNLDQAKSFFAKISKEEIEKNLIKATDKEVEKNLIFTDEKVGSLITSAMPVSDANQWFGNNPDLSLVSRSKGVDWIYSYLRGFYKDDSRVFGVNNHILENASMPDVLWQLKQDKSSKEFDQDIRNITNFLDYVGEPAKLVRFDLGIKVLGFLFILFIFAYLLKKEYWKDVKYGKWRAKD